The following proteins come from a genomic window of Lycium ferocissimum isolate CSIRO_LF1 chromosome 4, AGI_CSIRO_Lferr_CH_V1, whole genome shotgun sequence:
- the LOC132051534 gene encoding coniferyl alcohol acyltransferase produces MALEDASRGDYTVSFIRKSIVKASGPIPEHHILTLSNLDLLSGRFPVTYFYVYREAKPNDSSASIADELKKSLANCLSHFYPFAGRIIPNPETNEPEIVCDNTGALFLEAQASISLTELDLYYLNNCLEGKLVPINQEFPVQVQLTNYKCGGIFITFTFDHALGDASSFSKFLLMWSEIARKKPLSFSPDHRRYLLRARDPPIYNPSFDQSFISCSLHDIHNILTPRKLLKRLYYVDASSIDRLQKLASIDGTKRTKIEAFSACIWKIMVKAIDKDHHNKCKMGWLVDGRTRICNKNEKVTENYIGNALSIAVGEANVNEIEHGSISDVANNVHNAISKVTSAEHFLDLIDWIEWNKPGLMLSKVVLGQGGPTIVVSSGRRFPVAEVDFGFGTPVLGTVYSTIKKIGVGYINQRPGAKGDGSWTISAILWPEMIEALESDTEHVFQPMTSDHLKII; encoded by the coding sequence ATGGCACTGGAAGATGCAAGCCGTGGTGATTACACAGTAAGTTTCATCAGAAAATCTATAGTAAAAGCCAGTGGTCCAATTCCAGAGCACCATATTCTCACACTTTCAAATCTCGACCTCCTCTCTGGACGCTTTCCAGTGACATATTTTTACGTCTATCGCGAAGCAAAACCTAACGACTCATCAGCTTCAATCGCGGATGAATTAAAAAAGTCCCTTGCTAATTGCCTATCACATTTCTATCCATTTGCTGGACGAATTATTCCAAATCCAGAAACAAATGAGCCTGAAATTGTATGTGATAATACTGGTGCTTTGTTTCTGGAAGCACAAGCCAGCATTTCACTAACAGAACTTGACTTGTATTATCTCAACAATTGTCTGGAGGGGAAATTAGTTCCAATAAATCAGGAGTTTCCGGTACAAGTCCAACTCACAAATTACAAATGTGGAGGCATATTTATAACATTCACATTTGACCATGCGTTAGGCGATGCTAGTTCCTTTAGTAAGTTTCTACTAATGTGGTCCGAGATAGCGAGAAAAAAACCGCTCTCTTTCTCGCCGGATCACAGGCGTTATCTTCTTCGTGCTCGGGATCCGCCTATTTACAACCCTTCCTTTGACCAATCGTTCATTTCATGCTCCCTACATGATATACACAACATATTGACCCCGAGGAAATTGCTTAAGCGCCTATACTACGTTGATGCATCGAGCATCGATAGGCTGCAAAAATTGGCATCAATTGATGGTACCAAAAGGACAAAAATCGAGGCGTTTTCAGCTTGTATCTGGAAGATTATGGTCAAAGCAATTGATAAAGACCACCACAACAAGTGCAAGATGGGATGGCTAGTAGATGGAAGAACAAGGATATGCAATAAAAATGAGAAAGTAACGGAGAACTATATCGGAAATGCCTTATCTATAGCCGTTGGAGAAgcaaatgtgaatgaaattgaGCACGGGTCTATATCAGACGTCGCGAATAACGTGCACAATGCTATATCTAAAGTGACGAGTGCAGAACATTTCTTGGATTTAATTGATTGGATTGAATGGAACAAGCCTGGGTTGATGCTCTCAAAGGTTGTCCTCGGACAAGGTGGTCCGACTATTGTGGTCTCATCAGGACGGAGATTCCCGGTGGCTGAAGTGGATTTTGGATTTGGAACTCCAGTTCTAGGAACAGTGTACTCTACAATAAAAAAGATTGGAGTTGGTTATATTAACCAAAGGCCAGGTGCTAAGGGTGATGGATCTTGGACTATTTCAGCTATATTGTGGCCTGAGATGATTGAGGCATTAGAATCAGATACAGAACATGTTTTTCAACCTATGACTTCAGACCATCTTAAAATTATCTAG